A window of Streptomyces sp. Je 1-332 genomic DNA:
TCATGCGGCGCATCTCCAGGAGCCCTTCCCAGGCGCTGCGTACGTCACGTGCGCGGGCCTCCGGTCTCTCCGCGCCCGGCGGTGGCGCGGGCTCGGTGCCGGTGCGCGCGGCGAAGAGGCCGGAGGCGGCGGGGGCGTCCGGAGGCGGACCGGGGGTCTCGGCGACGGGAGGGCTCTGCGCGCCCTCCCGTATGCGATGGCCCGTCGGCGTCAGGAAATAGGCGTGCGGCGGCCGGGGGTGCCGGAAGGCGAGGCGGTGGCGCACGAGTCCCGCCAGCTGTGCCTCGCTCCCGGTGAGACGGCCGGTCGCCGGGTCCGCGGCCTCGATGATCCGCCGCTGGGCGGCCGTCGGAGGCTTCGTCATGAGCCCACCTCTTCCCCAGGTCCTAGTGCCTGGTTCCGATAGTGCCTCGCGCCACTGACAACGGCCGCCGGACGTCATCTTTCCGGCGTCTGCCGGCTCAGCGAAGTGTTCCCGTCGCCGGGTCGACCACCTTCTCGGCGACGAGTTCGAGCGTGCGCCGGTCGTCGTCGGCGGTGCCCCGCTCGTCGGGCGTGCCGGGGTAGGTGTCGAGCAGCACGTCCGTGGCGCCGAGCCCGGCGAGGGCCTCCAGGTCGGCGCGGAGCTGGTCGGGGCTGCCGTGCCCGAGGGGGCGGTCCTCCGTGTCCGGCTGTTCGGTGAGCCTGAGCTGGAGGCGGGGCACCAGGTCCGGCGCGGGGCGCCCGGCGGCCTCGGCCTCGGCCGCGATCCGGGGCAGCGCCGCACGCAGGAGCCCGAGGGTCGGCATGAACGGGTGCCAGCCCTCGCCGAGGCGGGCCGCGCGGCGCTGGGCGGCGGGGGAGTTGCCGCCGACCCAGACGGGCAGGGGCGTCGCGGGGGCGGGGGCGTTGCGGATGTCCTCGTAGGAGACGTGCCGGCCCTGGAACGAGGTCGTCTCCTCG
This region includes:
- a CDS encoding TIGR03619 family F420-dependent LLM class oxidoreductase, with amino-acid sequence MRYGVNLLNFGSGTTPDSLVRQATDARELGFGFAMISDHITVTPDVHAVYPAPFYDQFVLAAHLAGRVPGLRLGTTITVIPYRHPLQTARLAANIDQLNEAGFILGAGVGWSRAEYEALGVPFEERGAITDEYLTAIRAAWSEETTSFQGRHVSYEDIRNAPAPATPLPVWVGGNSPAAQRRAARLGEGWHPFMPTLGLLRAALPRIAAEAEAAGRPAPDLVPRLQLRLTEQPDTEDRPLGHGSPDQLRADLEALAGLGATDVLLDTYPGTPDERGTADDDRRTLELVAEKVVDPATGTLR